Proteins encoded by one window of Halosolutus amylolyticus:
- the hemL gene encoding glutamate-1-semialdehyde 2,1-aminomutase encodes MNDDNSRDLYDRALSVMPGGVNSAVRAAIEPYPFFVQKGDGGHVVDADGNRYVDWVMGLGPLLLGHDLPESVQAAIQQRASEGPMYGTPTEIEVDLAEFVVRHVPSVEKIRFVNSGTEATTSAVRLARGYTGRNKVVVMQGGYHGAQESTLVEGNADDPAPSSAGIPQSFAEHTLPVPFNDEDAIREVFEEHGDDIAAVMTEPILGNYGIVYPEEGYHEFLREITDEHGSLLIFDEVITGFRVGGLGCAQSEFGVTPDLTTFGKIVGGGFPVGAIGGRAEIIEHFAPSGDVFQAGTFSGHPVTMAAGLETLQFAAENDVYDHVNGLGDELRTGLRDIVADQAPSYTVTGTDSMFKVIFTRDGPGPDSLEEQCDAGCRQDPTCPRYDYCPKNATDVKSAETERWRRVFWGQMRDQGIFLSQNQFECQFVSYGHTAEDVERTLEAYKEAL; translated from the coding sequence ATGAACGACGACAACTCGCGCGACCTGTACGATCGGGCCCTCTCCGTGATGCCCGGGGGCGTCAACTCGGCAGTTCGGGCGGCGATCGAGCCGTACCCGTTCTTCGTCCAGAAGGGCGACGGCGGGCACGTCGTCGACGCCGACGGGAACCGGTACGTCGACTGGGTGATGGGACTCGGTCCCCTGTTGCTGGGCCACGACCTGCCCGAGTCGGTCCAGGCGGCGATCCAGCAGAGAGCCAGCGAGGGGCCGATGTACGGCACCCCGACCGAGATCGAGGTCGACCTCGCGGAGTTCGTCGTGCGCCACGTCCCGAGCGTCGAGAAGATCCGGTTCGTCAACTCCGGCACCGAGGCGACCACCTCCGCGGTTCGGCTGGCGCGGGGGTACACCGGCCGGAACAAGGTCGTCGTCATGCAGGGCGGCTACCACGGGGCCCAGGAGTCGACGCTCGTCGAGGGCAACGCGGACGATCCCGCGCCGTCCTCGGCCGGCATCCCCCAGTCCTTCGCCGAGCACACGCTCCCGGTGCCGTTCAACGACGAGGACGCGATCCGCGAGGTGTTCGAGGAGCACGGCGACGACATCGCCGCGGTGATGACCGAACCCATCCTGGGGAACTACGGCATCGTTTACCCCGAGGAGGGGTACCACGAGTTCCTGCGCGAGATCACCGACGAACACGGCTCCCTGCTGATCTTCGACGAGGTCATCACCGGCTTCCGCGTCGGCGGCCTCGGCTGCGCCCAGAGCGAGTTCGGCGTCACCCCCGACCTGACGACGTTCGGCAAGATCGTCGGCGGCGGCTTCCCCGTCGGTGCGATCGGCGGCCGCGCCGAGATTATCGAGCACTTCGCCCCCTCGGGCGACGTCTTCCAGGCCGGCACGTTCTCCGGCCACCCCGTGACGATGGCCGCCGGCCTCGAGACGCTGCAGTTCGCCGCCGAGAACGACGTTTACGACCACGTCAACGGCCTCGGCGACGAACTCCGCACCGGCCTCCGCGACATCGTCGCCGACCAGGCGCCGAGCTACACGGTGACCGGCACCGACAGCATGTTCAAGGTGATCTTCACCCGGGACGGACCGGGTCCGGACTCCCTCGAGGAACAGTGCGACGCCGGCTGTCGGCAGGACCCGACCTGTCCGCGCTACGATTACTGCCCGAAAAACGCAACGGACGTGAAAAGCGCCGAGACCGAGCGCTGGCGACGGGTCTTCTGGGGCCAGATGCGAGACCAGGGGATCTTCCTCTCGCAGAACCAGTTCGAGTGCCAGTTCGTCAGCTACGGCCACACCGCGGAGGACGTCGAACGGACACTCGAGGCGTACAAAGAGGCCCTGTAG
- a CDS encoding DMT family transporter produces the protein MRYRLPALFLLVAAIWGTTFPAVRVAVAVVPPVLFAALRFDAVAILVLGYAAVRGQRVRPRRGEWAGILAGGVFLIAMHHALLFAGQQYVTSAVAAVVVATVPILTAGLSRALLPNTGLGVVGAIGLGLGFLGTAIVADPDPAALYTAETFGVLLVFAAAIAFALGTVLTQRTRTGLPVASLQGWMMLVGAPVLHGVSVSLGEPQSVEWTPAAAVAFVYLVPVAGGLGYLLYFDLLDRLGSVEINLVTYLLPVFAAIVGWLALREALAASTIVGFAVVAVGFALVKRRALARLVARGPQTSRKLDR, from the coding sequence ATGCGCTATCGACTCCCTGCGCTGTTCCTGCTCGTCGCTGCGATCTGGGGCACGACGTTTCCGGCCGTCCGCGTCGCCGTCGCCGTCGTTCCTCCGGTCCTGTTCGCTGCCCTCCGATTCGACGCCGTGGCGATCCTCGTCCTGGGGTACGCCGCCGTCCGCGGTCAGCGGGTTCGCCCCCGGCGCGGGGAGTGGGCCGGTATCCTCGCCGGCGGCGTCTTCCTGATCGCGATGCATCACGCCCTGCTGTTCGCCGGCCAGCAGTACGTCACGAGCGCCGTCGCCGCGGTCGTCGTCGCGACGGTGCCGATCCTCACCGCGGGTCTCTCGCGTGCGTTGCTCCCGAACACCGGCCTCGGCGTCGTCGGCGCGATCGGTCTCGGACTCGGTTTTCTCGGGACGGCGATCGTGGCCGATCCGGACCCGGCGGCGCTGTACACGGCCGAAACGTTCGGCGTGCTCCTCGTCTTCGCCGCGGCGATCGCGTTCGCACTGGGTACGGTCCTCACCCAGCGGACCCGGACCGGCCTCCCGGTCGCGTCACTCCAGGGGTGGATGATGCTCGTCGGCGCGCCGGTGCTCCACGGCGTGAGCGTCTCGCTCGGAGAACCGCAGTCGGTCGAGTGGACGCCGGCCGCGGCCGTCGCCTTCGTGTACCTCGTTCCCGTCGCCGGCGGGCTGGGCTACCTGCTGTACTTCGACCTGCTCGATCGGCTCGGTTCGGTCGAGATCAACCTCGTCACGTACCTGTTGCCGGTCTTCGCGGCGATCGTCGGCTGGCTCGCCCTCCGGGAAGCGCTCGCGGCGTCGACGATCGTCGGGTTCGCCGTCGTCGCAGTCGGCTTCGCCCTGGTCAAGCGGCGGGCGCTCGCGCGACTCGTCGCGAGAGGGCCACAGACGAGCCGGAAACTGGATCGGTAA
- a CDS encoding ammonium transporter, whose protein sequence is MESTLLQSDPEMLIDAINNTWILVATFLIFFMHAGFAMLEAGQVRSKNVANQLTKNLLTWSVGVTVFFLIGVGIESVVAGGSFEPAFTGDASSWIGWLYGAVFAMTAATIVSGAVAGRAKLRAYVTYTFLLAAVIYPVVTGMTWAGGHIETLTGTPFADFAGGMIVHGMGGIAGLTAAWVLGPRMDRYNDDGTANVIPGHSLTFAVLGTLILAFGWYGFNVGTSAIVGEGAFLGDQLGRVAMTTTISMACGAMGAGFVAWLKTGKVDTLYVANGLLAGLVGITAIPDTAAWWGAFVVGGLAGAQLPIVFEFVEQRLKIDDVCAVFPVHGSAGILGTLLFPFVAAPGVVDSVANAFVAQLTGVLLITAWTVGATALIWFAFKAAGQARVTPEHERDGLDVSEHGVDTYPEFGKPEVATDGGAAGSEVLRPDGGNPNGGEIKMVTAIVRPDRLGAIKTVLAEAGAPSLTVTNVSGRGSQPAKTGQWRGEEYTVDLHQKVKIECVVADIPADEVVDAISEGAHTGEPGDGKIFVTPVESAYQIRTGKTGTDAV, encoded by the coding sequence ATGGAGTCGACGCTCTTGCAGTCGGACCCCGAGATGCTGATCGATGCGATCAACAACACGTGGATCCTGGTGGCCACGTTCCTGATCTTCTTCATGCACGCCGGCTTCGCCATGCTCGAGGCGGGGCAGGTGCGCTCGAAGAACGTGGCGAACCAGTTGACGAAGAACCTGCTGACCTGGAGCGTCGGCGTGACGGTCTTCTTCCTGATCGGCGTCGGGATCGAGAGCGTCGTCGCCGGCGGGAGCTTCGAACCCGCGTTCACCGGCGACGCGAGTAGCTGGATCGGCTGGCTGTACGGCGCCGTCTTCGCCATGACGGCGGCGACGATCGTCTCCGGGGCCGTCGCCGGCCGGGCGAAGCTCCGCGCGTACGTCACCTACACCTTCCTGCTGGCCGCGGTCATCTACCCCGTCGTCACCGGAATGACGTGGGCCGGCGGCCACATCGAGACGCTCACCGGCACGCCGTTCGCCGACTTCGCGGGCGGCATGATCGTCCACGGGATGGGCGGCATCGCCGGGCTCACCGCGGCGTGGGTGCTCGGCCCGCGCATGGACCGGTACAACGACGACGGCACCGCGAACGTCATTCCTGGCCACTCGCTGACCTTCGCCGTCCTCGGCACGCTGATCCTCGCGTTCGGCTGGTACGGCTTCAACGTCGGCACCTCCGCCATCGTTGGCGAGGGCGCGTTCCTCGGCGATCAGCTCGGCCGCGTCGCCATGACCACCACGATCTCGATGGCCTGCGGCGCGATGGGAGCCGGCTTCGTCGCCTGGCTCAAGACCGGTAAAGTCGACACGCTGTACGTCGCCAACGGCCTGCTGGCCGGCCTCGTCGGCATCACCGCGATCCCCGACACCGCCGCGTGGTGGGGCGCGTTCGTCGTCGGCGGCCTCGCCGGTGCGCAACTCCCGATCGTCTTCGAGTTCGTCGAACAGCGGCTGAAGATCGACGACGTCTGTGCGGTGTTCCCCGTCCACGGCTCGGCCGGGATCCTCGGGACGTTGCTGTTCCCGTTCGTCGCCGCGCCGGGCGTCGTCGATAGCGTCGCGAACGCGTTCGTCGCCCAGCTCACCGGCGTCCTCCTCATCACCGCGTGGACGGTCGGAGCGACCGCGCTCATCTGGTTCGCCTTCAAGGCCGCGGGCCAGGCTCGCGTCACGCCCGAACACGAACGCGACGGGCTGGACGTCTCCGAACACGGCGTCGACACCTACCCCGAGTTCGGCAAGCCAGAAGTGGCGACCGACGGCGGGGCAGCCGGGAGCGAGGTGCTCCGTCCCGACGGCGGGAATCCGAACGGCGGTGAGATCAAGATGGTGACCGCGATCGTCCGCCCCGATCGCCTCGGCGCGATCAAGACGGTGCTGGCCGAAGCCGGTGCTCCCTCGCTGACCGTCACGAACGTCTCCGGGCGCGGCTCCCAGCCCGCCAAGACGGGGCAGTGGCGCGGCGAGGAGTACACCGTCGACCTCCACCAGAAGGTCAAGATCGAGTGCGTCGTCGCGGACATCCCCGCCGACGAAGTCGTCGACGCGATCAGCGAGGGCGCACACACCGGCGAACCCGGTGACGGGAAGATTTTCGTCACCCCCGTCGAGAGCGCCTACCAGATCCGGACCGGCAAGACCGGAACGGACGCGGTCTGA
- the hemB gene encoding porphobilinogen synthase, with protein MDLTHRPRRLRRDRVRGLVSETRLDPADLIAPVFVDATTDERVPIESMPGHERVPIDESVARVEEVLETGVEAVMLFGIPESKDPEGTRAWADDGVVQEATRRITRETDAYVIADACLCEYTDHGHCGPLEEELRGEDVADGGPACEPTLTVDNDATLAALEKIAVSQAEAGADMIAPSGMMDGMVAAIRDALDDAGYEHVPIMSYAAKYESAFYGPFRDAADGAPAFGNRRHYQMDPANAREARREVRLDADQGADVLMVKPALPYLDVVSDVRREFDHPVAAYNVSGEYAMLHAAAEKGWLDLDDVALESLLSIKRAGADLILTYFAEDVAVRL; from the coding sequence ATGGATCTCACACACCGTCCCCGGCGGCTTCGACGGGACCGGGTGCGCGGCCTCGTCAGCGAGACGCGCCTCGACCCGGCGGATCTGATCGCACCGGTGTTCGTCGATGCGACGACCGACGAGCGCGTCCCGATCGAGTCGATGCCGGGCCACGAGCGGGTGCCGATCGACGAATCGGTCGCCCGCGTCGAGGAAGTCCTCGAGACGGGCGTCGAGGCGGTGATGCTGTTCGGCATCCCCGAGTCCAAGGACCCCGAGGGAACGCGCGCGTGGGCCGACGACGGGGTCGTCCAGGAGGCGACGCGACGGATCACCCGCGAGACGGACGCCTACGTGATCGCGGACGCCTGTCTCTGCGAGTACACCGATCACGGCCACTGCGGCCCGCTCGAGGAGGAACTCCGCGGCGAGGACGTCGCGGACGGCGGCCCCGCCTGTGAGCCGACGCTGACGGTCGACAACGACGCCACCCTCGCAGCGCTCGAGAAGATCGCCGTCTCGCAGGCCGAGGCGGGGGCGGACATGATCGCGCCCAGCGGCATGATGGACGGGATGGTCGCCGCGATTCGCGACGCGCTCGACGATGCGGGGTACGAACACGTCCCGATCATGAGCTACGCGGCCAAGTACGAGAGCGCCTTCTACGGCCCGTTCCGCGACGCCGCGGACGGCGCGCCGGCGTTCGGGAACCGCCGGCACTACCAGATGGATCCCGCGAACGCCCGCGAAGCGAGGCGCGAGGTCCGACTCGACGCCGACCAGGGCGCGGACGTACTGATGGTCAAACCCGCCCTGCCATACCTCGACGTCGTCAGCGACGTTCGGCGGGAGTTCGACCACCCCGTCGCCGCCTACAACGTCTCCGGCGAGTACGCGATGCTCCACGCCGCCGCCGAGAAGGGGTGGCTCGACCTCGACGACGTCGCGCTCGAATCGCTGCTGTCGATCAAGCGGGCGGGCGCGGACCTGATTCTGACCTACTTCGCCGAGGACGTCGCCGTACGACTGTGA
- a CDS encoding glycoside hydrolase family 55 protein, with amino-acid sequence MVDRTPRLGLGTYDPGDEWDHTDTVEAVDEHAIVRGPIAERPATGEYDDELYHATDQGITWRWDAANDDWVYFSGRGSSDRPVPGTSHFEATRVEAARIAHVRTEETPVWNVEAHGIEGDGSTEVGQAVHELLETVAKAGGGIVYFPPGRYLLERTPLVGDDTLLVGAGRSTVFEGPRSDGDEGRALLTNRGYDASGYDGASNWGVCNVRIDSPDSNGILPAHAETVRLANIYGDAIYYHHIDVVSSKNVVVNGFRATRGGDGDSDAPIQFDNQSAGTAANGVQDGDEYRRTGDDETPVKHCRLENFEIDPENGPEYGVHVHRDGNESITIRDGYITGCQHSAIRGDTGAAIEDLTIESVSCIDNARGISLGQLESGRRELTIDNVTIRTDDDGLAAGSGLYASGFDGAAISNLTVDGAFTNTIVFDDMDDLKLSTITATGADHQSFRFRENVDATLTTARAADCGTVGIYVGPGSRVAYGGVTFDDVGSRVVVDGELREWGTSG; translated from the coding sequence ATGGTCGATCGAACGCCACGACTCGGCCTGGGGACGTACGATCCAGGCGACGAGTGGGATCACACCGACACGGTCGAGGCGGTCGACGAGCACGCGATCGTTCGCGGCCCGATCGCCGAGCGACCGGCGACGGGCGAGTACGACGACGAACTGTACCACGCGACCGACCAGGGGATCACCTGGCGCTGGGACGCCGCGAACGACGACTGGGTCTACTTCAGCGGTCGGGGGAGTTCCGATCGGCCGGTGCCGGGAACGAGTCACTTCGAGGCGACGCGCGTCGAGGCGGCGCGCATCGCCCACGTACGGACCGAGGAGACGCCCGTGTGGAACGTCGAGGCCCACGGAATCGAGGGGGACGGGTCGACCGAGGTCGGCCAGGCCGTCCACGAACTCCTCGAGACGGTCGCCAAGGCCGGCGGCGGGATCGTCTACTTCCCGCCGGGACGATACCTCCTCGAACGGACGCCGCTGGTGGGCGACGATACGCTCCTCGTGGGCGCGGGTCGATCGACCGTCTTCGAGGGGCCCCGCTCCGACGGCGACGAAGGGCGGGCGCTCCTCACCAACAGAGGGTACGACGCGAGCGGATACGACGGCGCGTCCAACTGGGGCGTCTGCAACGTCCGCATCGATTCGCCGGACTCGAACGGGATCCTTCCGGCCCACGCCGAAACCGTCCGGCTGGCGAACATCTACGGCGACGCGATCTACTATCACCACATCGACGTCGTCTCGTCGAAGAACGTCGTCGTGAACGGCTTCCGGGCGACCCGCGGCGGGGACGGCGACTCGGACGCGCCGATCCAGTTCGACAACCAGAGCGCGGGCACGGCCGCGAACGGCGTCCAGGACGGCGACGAGTATCGGCGTACGGGAGACGACGAAACGCCGGTGAAACACTGCCGGCTCGAGAACTTCGAAATCGATCCCGAGAACGGTCCCGAGTACGGCGTCCACGTCCACCGCGACGGCAACGAGTCGATCACGATCAGGGACGGCTACATCACCGGATGCCAGCACTCGGCCATCAGGGGCGACACTGGCGCGGCGATCGAGGACCTGACCATCGAGAGCGTCTCGTGTATCGACAACGCGAGAGGGATCTCGCTGGGCCAACTCGAGAGCGGCCGGCGGGAGTTGACGATCGACAACGTGACCATCAGGACCGACGACGACGGTCTGGCCGCCGGATCGGGGCTGTACGCGAGCGGGTTCGACGGCGCCGCGATTTCGAACCTCACCGTCGACGGCGCCTTCACGAACACGATCGTCTTCGACGACATGGACGACCTGAAACTGAGTACGATCACCGCGACGGGCGCGGACCATCAGTCGTTCCGGTTCCGGGAGAACGTCGACGCGACGCTCACGACCGCCCGCGCGGCCGACTGTGGCACCGTGGGCATCTACGTGGGCCCCGGCAGTCGCGTCGCCTACGGCGGCGTCACGTTCGACGACGTCGGGAGTCGGGTCGTCGTCGACGGCGAACTCCGGGAGTGGGGTACCTCGGGCTGA
- a CDS encoding SDR family oxidoreductase, translating into MSDGTRDPRVLLTGFPGFLGSALIERLLARGDGPIACLVQPQYRELAERQAAAIAGPDGDGIRLYEGDITDPDLGLGDGDLADLHAVDELYHLAAIYDLAVDPEPAEAVNVRGTEHVLDAAADLDVDRFQYVSTCYVSGRYDGVFTEDHLQEGQSFNNHYERTKYEAEVLVQERMEAGLPATIYRPAIVVGDSETGETGKYDGPYYLLRLILSQPAAFSVTTGLPGAADAELNVVPRDFVIDAIAHLSGREDTVSEVYQLCDPAPLSVPDFVDAIADAAGHRVLSVPGTKSITKRLMRAAAVRGLPAEPATIDYLDHPTRYACPNTRRALAGTGIDCPPFESYVDELVAFVRENPDIGDEAMA; encoded by the coding sequence ATGAGCGACGGGACGCGCGATCCGCGGGTGTTGCTCACCGGCTTCCCCGGCTTCCTCGGCTCGGCGCTGATCGAACGCCTGCTCGCCCGGGGCGACGGCCCGATCGCCTGCCTCGTTCAGCCCCAGTACCGGGAGCTGGCCGAGCGACAGGCGGCCGCGATCGCCGGTCCCGACGGCGACGGTATTCGGCTCTACGAGGGGGACATCACCGACCCCGATCTCGGACTCGGCGACGGCGATCTCGCGGACCTCCACGCCGTCGACGAACTCTACCACCTCGCCGCGATCTACGACCTCGCGGTCGATCCCGAACCCGCGGAGGCGGTGAACGTCCGGGGGACCGAACACGTCCTCGACGCCGCCGCGGATCTCGACGTCGATCGGTTCCAGTACGTCAGCACGTGCTACGTCAGCGGCCGCTACGACGGCGTCTTCACCGAGGATCACCTGCAGGAGGGCCAGTCGTTCAACAACCACTACGAGCGGACGAAGTACGAGGCCGAAGTCCTCGTCCAGGAACGGATGGAGGCGGGGCTCCCCGCGACGATCTACCGCCCTGCAATCGTCGTCGGCGACAGCGAAACCGGCGAGACGGGCAAGTACGACGGCCCGTACTACCTGCTCCGGCTGATCCTCTCCCAGCCGGCGGCGTTCTCGGTCACGACCGGCTTGCCGGGCGCAGCCGACGCCGAACTCAACGTCGTCCCTCGGGACTTCGTGATCGACGCGATCGCCCACCTGAGCGGCCGCGAGGACACCGTCAGTGAGGTCTACCAGCTTTGTGATCCCGCACCGCTGTCGGTGCCGGACTTCGTCGACGCGATCGCCGACGCCGCGGGCCACCGCGTCCTGTCGGTGCCGGGGACGAAATCGATCACGAAGCGACTCATGCGGGCCGCCGCGGTGCGCGGCCTACCGGCCGAACCGGCGACGATCGACTACCTCGATCACCCGACGCGGTACGCGTGTCCGAACACGCGCCGGGCGCTCGCGGGGACCGGGATCGACTGTCCACCGTTCGAATCCTACGTCGACGAACTGGTCGCGTTCGTCCGCGAGAACCCGGATATCGGCGACGAGGCGATGGCCTGA
- a CDS encoding succinic semialdehyde dehydrogenase, giving the protein MALTESPPEILSETNLAPDRLAALSERVAGDGTGTIAVRAPATDTEIGTIPAGTERDVDVDVERAREAQTGWADRPVEERAAILDRFGDLVLERRAELLDLLQLETGKSRNHAVEEILDVPLTCSYYADRGPAAVEDERRRGAFPPATTARVTYDPVGVVGVISPWNYPVTLSLTDAIPALIAGNAVVLKPDEKTPFVALALAELLEQAGLPPGVFEVVTGQGPIVGPALIDRVDYVAFTGSTETGRIVAEQAGRNLIDCSLELGGKNPLVVLDDADVETAARGAVQACFTNAGQLCLAAERIYVAESLYDDFCDAFVGATRRLSLGTDFDFDFEADVGSLIDGDQLDRVESHVENAIESGASVLTGGRHRPDVGPFCYEPTILTDVEPDSTVACEETFGPVVSVEPVPDAATAIERANDSDYGLNASVWSGDRDRGRAVAREIDCGTVCVNDAYVSGWAAVDAPMGGVGDSGLGRRHGREGIERYLEPRTIATSRIGPLDAPPGIPDSWYARGMIALTRLQRRLPIVSGLRRWVR; this is encoded by the coding sequence ATGGCACTCACTGAGTCACCACCGGAGATCCTCTCCGAAACGAACCTCGCCCCGGATCGACTCGCCGCCCTCTCGGAGCGAGTCGCGGGGGACGGGACCGGTACGATCGCCGTCCGTGCACCCGCGACGGATACCGAGATCGGAACCATCCCCGCAGGTACGGAGCGGGACGTCGACGTCGACGTCGAACGCGCCCGCGAGGCCCAGACGGGGTGGGCCGATCGGCCCGTCGAGGAACGCGCCGCGATCCTCGATCGGTTCGGCGACCTCGTCCTCGAGCGCCGCGCGGAACTGCTCGACCTCCTGCAACTCGAGACGGGCAAATCCCGCAACCACGCCGTCGAGGAGATCCTCGACGTCCCGCTGACCTGTTCGTACTACGCCGATCGGGGGCCCGCCGCGGTCGAAGACGAGCGGCGACGCGGCGCGTTCCCGCCGGCGACGACCGCGCGGGTGACGTACGACCCGGTCGGCGTCGTGGGCGTCATCTCGCCGTGGAACTACCCGGTCACGCTCTCGTTGACCGACGCCATCCCCGCGCTGATCGCCGGCAACGCCGTCGTCCTCAAACCCGACGAGAAGACCCCGTTCGTCGCGCTCGCGCTGGCCGAGTTGCTCGAGCAGGCCGGCCTGCCACCGGGCGTCTTCGAGGTCGTCACGGGTCAGGGACCGATCGTCGGCCCGGCGCTGATCGATCGGGTCGACTACGTCGCGTTCACCGGGAGCACCGAGACGGGCCGGATCGTCGCAGAGCAGGCCGGGCGGAACCTGATCGACTGCTCGCTCGAACTCGGCGGCAAGAACCCGCTGGTGGTCCTCGACGACGCCGACGTCGAGACCGCCGCTCGCGGCGCGGTCCAGGCCTGCTTCACGAACGCCGGACAGCTCTGTCTCGCGGCCGAGCGGATCTACGTCGCGGAGTCCCTGTACGACGACTTCTGCGACGCGTTCGTCGGCGCGACGCGTCGGCTCTCGCTGGGCACCGACTTCGACTTCGACTTCGAGGCCGACGTCGGCTCGTTGATCGACGGCGATCAGCTCGATCGGGTCGAATCCCACGTCGAGAACGCGATCGAATCGGGCGCATCGGTGCTCACCGGCGGTCGTCACCGGCCCGACGTCGGGCCGTTCTGCTACGAACCGACGATCCTGACCGACGTCGAGCCGGATTCGACTGTCGCCTGCGAGGAGACGTTCGGCCCCGTCGTCTCGGTCGAACCGGTTCCCGACGCCGCGACCGCGATCGAGCGGGCCAACGACTCCGACTACGGCCTGAACGCGAGCGTCTGGAGCGGCGATCGCGACCGGGGCCGCGCCGTCGCCCGCGAGATCGACTGCGGCACCGTCTGCGTCAACGACGCCTACGTCTCCGGCTGGGCCGCCGTCGACGCCCCGATGGGCGGCGTCGGCGACTCCGGCCTCGGTCGACGCCACGGCCGCGAGGGGATCGAGCGCTACCTCGAACCGCGGACGATCGCCACCTCCCGGATCGGGCCGCTCGACGCGCCGCCGGGCATCCCGGACTCGTGGTACGCCCGCGGGATGATCGCACTGACGCGCCTGCAGCGGCGACTTCCGATCGTCTCGGGGCTCCGGCGGTGGGTCCGATGA
- a CDS encoding asparaginase, translated as MPHVRVVSTGGTIASTSGGGERGKTPSESGDDLVEAVPELADYAAIDVDDVCQVSGFQMDFETAGRIVDAVERAAEEGADGVVVTHGTDTMAESAYYCALVAEGVPVVFTGAQRPFDQLGTDGPTNLLAAVRAAGHDRFRAAGGSYLAFNDAVHAARRVVKSHTSKLETFQSPDAGPVAELTPNGFRFLREPGRDVDPIPGARIDPGVRVELVTNAMGVDGRQVERALEEGVDAIVVAGTGLGNATGDLGAALEDAIDAGVPVVLTSRCHAGAAAGLYGGPGGAKTLLEDGAIAGGDLPPWKARIRAALAVSTADDETTVADRVRAAFEGVDSIA; from the coding sequence ATGCCACACGTTCGAGTCGTCAGCACGGGCGGAACGATCGCGAGCACCTCTGGCGGGGGCGAACGCGGGAAGACCCCCTCGGAGTCGGGCGACGACCTCGTCGAGGCCGTCCCGGAACTGGCCGACTACGCCGCGATCGACGTCGACGACGTCTGCCAGGTCTCGGGCTTCCAGATGGACTTCGAGACCGCCGGACGGATCGTCGACGCGGTCGAGCGCGCCGCAGAGGAAGGCGCGGACGGCGTCGTCGTCACCCACGGCACCGACACGATGGCCGAGTCGGCCTACTACTGCGCGCTGGTCGCCGAGGGCGTGCCGGTCGTCTTCACGGGCGCACAGCGGCCCTTCGACCAGTTGGGAACCGACGGCCCGACGAACCTCCTCGCGGCGGTCCGCGCCGCCGGCCACGATCGGTTTCGAGCGGCCGGCGGGAGCTACCTCGCGTTCAACGACGCCGTCCACGCCGCCCGCCGGGTGGTGAAATCGCACACGAGCAAACTCGAGACCTTCCAGTCGCCCGACGCGGGGCCGGTCGCGGAACTCACTCCGAACGGGTTCCGGTTCCTCCGCGAACCGGGACGCGACGTCGATCCGATCCCGGGCGCGCGAATCGACCCCGGCGTCCGGGTCGAACTCGTCACGAACGCGATGGGCGTCGACGGCCGACAGGTCGAGCGCGCGCTCGAGGAGGGCGTCGACGCAATCGTCGTCGCCGGAACCGGCCTCGGGAACGCGACCGGCGACCTCGGCGCGGCGCTCGAAGACGCGATCGACGCCGGCGTGCCGGTCGTGCTCACTTCGCGCTGTCACGCCGGAGCGGCGGCCGGCCTGTACGGCGGCCCCGGCGGCGCGAAGACCCTGCTCGAGGATGGCGCGATCGCGGGCGGCGACCTCCCGCCGTGGAAGGCCCGGATCAGGGCCGCACTGGCGGTCTCGACGGCCGACGACGAGACGACGGTCGCCGATCGGGTCCGGGCGGCCTTCGAGGGCGTCGACTCGATCGCCTGA